The stretch of DNA TGGTCGCGGTTGCCCGCGATACCGCTCGATGGTGGCGCGAGAAAACCAGCCCTGCCGAAATTTTGATCGCGACATGAAAAATCCAGCCGAAATGTTCCGGACGCCGCGCCTATTGCGAACCCGAACCCCCAGGAGGAAGATCGCGCCGAAACCGGCGTGCGGCACGGAGGCCGGTTCGGACGAGGAGGTCATCGTGGCAGAACAGTCCGGCGCGCCCGAATTCGTCAAGGAGAACGTCGATTTCGAAGCCTGCTACCAGGGTCAGCGCTTTCTGGCGGGAACCGATCTGACCTTCCCGGTGGCCCCCTGGGACATCGGCGAACCGCAGCCCGCCCTGGTGGAGCTGGCCGACCGGACCGCGTTCTCCGGCGATGTCCTCGACGCCGGCTGCGGGCTCGGCGAGAACGCGATCTTCCTGGCCGGTCGTGGCTACCGGGTGACCGCGTTCGACTGCTCGCCGACAGCTCTGGACCGCGCCCGCGCGCGGGCCCGCGAATGCGCCGCCCAGGTCGAGTTCGTGCAGGCGGACGCCACTCGGCTCGGCGAGCTCAGCGGGCGCCGCTTCGGCACCGTCGTGGACAGCGCGCTGTACCACTGCCTCGGTGCGCAGCAGCAGCACCGATACGCCGCCGCCTTGCACGAGGTCACCGAACCGGGCGCGCGACTGCACCTGCTGTGCTGGGCGGTGGCGGGCGAGGACGCGGCCGTGCGGCATCCGATGGGCGTCGGCGAGCAGAGCATCCGGGCCACCTTGGACGCTCGCTGGGAAGTTCTGGAAGTGCGCACCGCGCAGATTTCCACCGCGCTGATCCGGGACGCGCTCACCGAGGCGGACATCGCCCTGTTCGCGCGGAAAGGGGTCGGCATCGACCCGGGCAGGGCGGCGGTCGACGACCGGGGAAGGATTTCCGCGCCTGCCTGGTTCGTGAGCGCGGTGCGCCGCTGAGGACGCGGCGCTTTTGCGCTTTCCCCGCGATTTGAAAAACCCCGGCGAAATGTTTCCGCTACCGATCGCCCTTCCGGGTGATCATGGATGTGGCGAACCGGCGAACTGCGACATAATCCGTTTTGTGCGAACAGCTGGGGGAAGATCTCACGTGGCGGCGGAACCGCCCGCCGTGGCGATTCTCGGCGCCGGGATCGCGGGACTGGTGGCGGCGCACGAATTGGAAAGGCTGGGGCATTCGGTCATCG from Saccharopolyspora sp. SCSIO 74807 encodes:
- a CDS encoding class I SAM-dependent methyltransferase, giving the protein MAEQSGAPEFVKENVDFEACYQGQRFLAGTDLTFPVAPWDIGEPQPALVELADRTAFSGDVLDAGCGLGENAIFLAGRGYRVTAFDCSPTALDRARARARECAAQVEFVQADATRLGELSGRRFGTVVDSALYHCLGAQQQHRYAAALHEVTEPGARLHLLCWAVAGEDAAVRHPMGVGEQSIRATLDARWEVLEVRTAQISTALIRDALTEADIALFARKGVGIDPGRAAVDDRGRISAPAWFVSAVRR